The Montipora foliosa isolate CH-2021 chromosome 14, ASM3666993v2, whole genome shotgun sequence genome window below encodes:
- the LOC137984698 gene encoding uncharacterized protein isoform X3 has protein sequence MHPFIFAIFFTGLVCNAAMAEQCNGPRQLPIHGKMLRGHIYEELFARSGDAECLFICRKEVLCQSFNFVKTKSICEFNNRTKEAASPENFIDDKERYYVKLDVSRVPLGSIPALPAKSCKEIKANEEGKVSNGSYWFYTLIPGKSVKAPCDMDNEDIDECRASPAVCHVNATCVNNIGSPDKCTCKTGFSGNGKNCFDIDECAGNAHNCSTNANCANTVGSYTCTCHTNYHGNGKKCLFKRSGYISSTKAFVYSLKNPYGYDNQKFAIKSSYYSYAIYVHPSYGPTFGNGHEIYTSGNNGYTSCGYAYQLPPGSSKGRCPFYTGSSSFTISEIEVFYEESD, from the exons ATGCACCCGTTTATTTTCGCGATCTTTTTTACTGGTCTGGTTTGCAATGCTGCGATGGCTGAACAATGCAATGGACCGCGTCAGCTTCCTATCCACGGCAAGATGTTAAGAGGTCACATTTACGAAGAGCTATTCGCTCGATCTGGCGATGCAGAATGCTTGTTCATATGCAGAAAAGAGGTCTTGTGCCAAAGTTTTAACTTCGTTAAGACGAAGAGTATTTGTGAGTTTAATAACCGCACCAAGGAAGCAGCCAGTCCGGAGAATTTCATTGACGACAAAGAACGATATTACGTCAAACTGGACGTCAGCAGAG TTCCTCTTGGTTCCATTCCTGCGCTGCCAGCCAAATCTTGCAAGGAGATAAAAGCAAATGAAGAAGGAAAAGTGAGCAACGGCTCCTACTGGTTTTACACTCTAATACCAGGAAAAAGTGTGAAGGCACCTTGTGACATGGACAACGAAG ACATCGATGAATGCCGCGCCTCTCCAGCTGTTTGTCACGTTAATGCTACCTGCGTCAACAATATCGGCTCTCCAGATAAGTGTACATGCAAAACCGGCTTCAGTGGAAATGGAAAGAATTGCTTTG ACATAGACGAGTGTGCCGGTAATGCTCATAACTGTTCCACAAATGCCAACTGCGCGAACACAGTTGGATCTTACACGTGCACTTGTCACACAAACTACCATGGAAATGGCAAAAAATGTCTTTTCAAAC GTTCCGGATATATCAGCTCCACAAAAGCGTTTGTCTACTCGCTGAAAAACCCATACGGTTACGACAACCAGAAGTTCGCAATTAAATCATCATATTACAGTTACGCCATTTACGTACATCCTTCGTATGGACCAACTTTTGGCAACGGGCACGAAATATACACCAGCGGCAATAATGGATATACATCGTGTGGTTACGCCTACCAGCTTCCCCCAGGGTCTTCCAAAGGTAGATGTCCATTTTACACTGGAAGCTCCTCCTTCACTATCAGTGAAATTGAAGTATTTTATGAGGAATCGGATTAA
- the LOC137984698 gene encoding uncharacterized protein isoform X1: MHPFIFAIFFTGLVCNAAMAEQCNGPRQLPIHGKMLRGHIYEELFARSGDAECLFICRKEVLCQSFNFVKTKSICEFNNRTKEAASPENFIDDKERYYVKLDVSRVPLGSIPALPAKSCKEIKANEEGKVSNGSYWFYTLIPGKSVKAPCDMDNEDIDECRASPAVCHVNATCVNNIGSPDKCTCKTGFSGNGKNCFDIDECAGNAHNCSTNANCANTVGSYTCTCHTNYHGNGKKCLFKRGLSQSDILRKYSSSYTDYLISFLNPVLQDSIRSRFRRCWHAPSQDWSSSTFHSLCDAKGPTVTIIRVNNFIFGGYTDKSWDSSSGYISSTKAFVYSLKNPYGYDNQKFAIKSSYYSYAIYVHPSYGPTFGNGHEIYTSGNNGYTSCGYAYQLPPGSSKGRCPFYTGSSSFTISEIEVFYEESD, translated from the exons ATGCACCCGTTTATTTTCGCGATCTTTTTTACTGGTCTGGTTTGCAATGCTGCGATGGCTGAACAATGCAATGGACCGCGTCAGCTTCCTATCCACGGCAAGATGTTAAGAGGTCACATTTACGAAGAGCTATTCGCTCGATCTGGCGATGCAGAATGCTTGTTCATATGCAGAAAAGAGGTCTTGTGCCAAAGTTTTAACTTCGTTAAGACGAAGAGTATTTGTGAGTTTAATAACCGCACCAAGGAAGCAGCCAGTCCGGAGAATTTCATTGACGACAAAGAACGATATTACGTCAAACTGGACGTCAGCAGAG TTCCTCTTGGTTCCATTCCTGCGCTGCCAGCCAAATCTTGCAAGGAGATAAAAGCAAATGAAGAAGGAAAAGTGAGCAACGGCTCCTACTGGTTTTACACTCTAATACCAGGAAAAAGTGTGAAGGCACCTTGTGACATGGACAACGAAG ACATCGATGAATGCCGCGCCTCTCCAGCTGTTTGTCACGTTAATGCTACCTGCGTCAACAATATCGGCTCTCCAGATAAGTGTACATGCAAAACCGGCTTCAGTGGAAATGGAAAGAATTGCTTTG ACATAGACGAGTGTGCCGGTAATGCTCATAACTGTTCCACAAATGCCAACTGCGCGAACACAGTTGGATCTTACACGTGCACTTGTCACACAAACTACCATGGAAATGGCAAAAAATGTCTTTTCAAAC GTGGTCTCTCTCAATCCGACATTCTTCGCAAATACAGCAGCTCGTACACAGACTACTTAATTTCCTTCTTGAATCCAGTGCTCCAGGACTCGATCCGCAGTAGATTTAGAAGATGTTGGCATGCTCCATCACAAGACTGGAGCTCGTCTACCTTTCACAGCCTTTGTGACGCAAAGGGTCCCACTGTTACCATTATCAGAGTTAATAATTTTATATTCGGTGGATATACTGACAAATCTTGGGACTCCA GTTCCGGATATATCAGCTCCACAAAAGCGTTTGTCTACTCGCTGAAAAACCCATACGGTTACGACAACCAGAAGTTCGCAATTAAATCATCATATTACAGTTACGCCATTTACGTACATCCTTCGTATGGACCAACTTTTGGCAACGGGCACGAAATATACACCAGCGGCAATAATGGATATACATCGTGTGGTTACGCCTACCAGCTTCCCCCAGGGTCTTCCAAAGGTAGATGTCCATTTTACACTGGAAGCTCCTCCTTCACTATCAGTGAAATTGAAGTATTTTATGAGGAATCGGATTAA